In one window of Macrotis lagotis isolate mMagLag1 chromosome 5, bilby.v1.9.chrom.fasta, whole genome shotgun sequence DNA:
- the PFDN6 gene encoding prefoldin subunit 6, whose translation MAEVIQKKLQGELEKYQQLQKDLSKSMSSRQKLEAQLTENNIVKEELALLDGSNVVFKLLGPVLVKQELGEARATVGKRLDYITAEIKRYESQLRDLEKQSEKQREALAQLQQEFQRAQAAKAGSVGKA comes from the exons ATGGCGGAGGTGATTCAGAAAAAGCTTCAAGGGGAGTTGGAGAAGTATCAACAGCTACAAAAGG ACTTAAGTAAGTCTATGTCTAGTCGGCAAAAGCTGGAGGCACAACTGACAGAAAATAACATCGTGAAAGAG GAATTAGCTTTATTGGATGGATCCAATGTGGTATTTAAGCTTTTGGGCCCAGTATTGGTCAAACAGGAACTGGGGGAAGCTCGAGCTACCGTGGGCAAGAGACTGGACTATATCACAGCAGAGAT TAAACGATATGAATCTCAGCTTCGAGACCTGGAGAAACAATCTGAAAAACAACGTGAGGCCCTGGCTCAGTTACAGCAGGAGTTCCAGCGTGCTCAGGCTGCCAAGGCAGGGTCTGTGGGAAAAGCTTGA